TCATTGCAGGCGCCTGGATCGCCGGGAATGAGCCCGGCGCGCACCCAGCCCTCATTGCGAAGGCCATAGGTCCTGCTTGCTTCGTCGATCTCGCTCCAGCGCCCTTCGCGAATGGCCGCCACCAGCACGGCGTGGCACTTTTCTGCCGCCGACCTCAGGCCCGCGACCCGCGCAGCCTCTGCGGCTTCGGCAGCTTCTCGCTCGGCACGTTCTCTTGTAATCCGCGCGCTGATCTCTGCCTGCGTTGCCGCCATCGCGGCGTCACGCTGGCTTCGCCATTGCGCAAGCGCCTCGGTGCCGCTTGTGCCCCCCTCATGGATGACCTTGGTGTTTGCCCAATACTCTGTAACGACACCGGCCCCATCCTCGGTTGTCGCTGCCGTATAGAAACGCTGCTTTGGCGCGGCCCCGGTGGTGGTGCGATCAAGGGAAAGATAGCTTTCGAGCGATGCACTTTCCGCAATCGCCGCGCGAGGGCCCTTGGCTGACAGCAAATAGCGCCTACCAGCCGGGCTATCCTTCACCACGGCGTATCCGAATGGCTGGCGATAGGCGTCCGTGCGCACCACGCCTCGCACGCCATCCGGGAGGGCCATCGGCGCGCCATCATCTGCGAGCGGATGAAATATCGGCTGCGTGCCAAGACCCGGGCCGAGCTGCACCTCACCAACGGGGACGGCGAGCACCTGCGCTGCGCCGCGATCAAGCGGGCGGTCACCCGTCTGGTTGATATAGGCGTCATAGTCTTTCTGCCAGAGGAAGCGTATCCAGTTCAGGATGACTGCGCCCGCAGGCGCAGTCACCGTTTTTCCGCTCGTCTGGTCGATGATGACGTAGCGCTTACCCTCGCCTGTGTCCTGACGTGCCATCAACACATCGCCGTGATAGGCGATATAGCCGCCGGGGGCGAAATCATTGGTATCGAACGCGGTTGAATTGGCGACTTCGGCAATCTTCCGGCCCGTCTGGTGATACACCGTCAGCGTGCTGCCTGTTCGGCAAGCGACATATTCCTCGCGCACCAGCGGCAGTCTTTCTTCGCAGACAGGGCGCACCTTGATGTCATTGTCGTGTGCCGCAAGGCCGAACGTGTAGCCGCGCCGCTGACGCTCATCCGGCTTCAGCACATAGCGAAGACCTCCAGCGGTCGTCGTCACGTCGTTCCACTGCTCGACCGGGACGCCGTTATTGATCTGCGACCGGATACACATACCGCCGCGCTGCTTCTGGCAGCAGGAGTCCGTAAACGGGCAGATCCCCTGCCCTGAGGCCGGCAGTGCCGCAACCAGTCCGACCAGCCCGATCAAGGCCGCCAGAATTCCCCCACGCATCATGCAACGTCCCCACCCACAAACTGAGACCGAAATCAGTCTCGCTCAGGAGAAGATATCTTCGAAAACGACAAACCCTGCAATCGCGAGGTTGATTGCGAGACCGTCAGCCTATTCGCTCAATGAGTTCCCGTGCCGCCAGAGGGTCACGGGCCTTTGCGCCTGAGATGAAGAAGGCAAAGACATCGCGCGTCTTCGACCACGCCTTCAGCGTACCCGCCCACTCATCAAGCGCTGAGGGCGCATAACCTGCCTTGTATGTCTCACGGCTCTCCTGAAGGCGCGCATAGGCGAAGCTCGCCGTCTCCACGTCCGGCATCGGCCAGTCCTCGGCGTCAGAATAGACAAGCGCGCAATCGTGCTGGCGCAGCATGTCGGTGAAAGCTTCGGTCTTGAACGTGTCGTTGCGCACTTCGATGGCGTGGCGCAGTTGCACGCCATCGCTCTCTGCTGGAAGCGCGCCGAGAAAGGCTGAAAAATAATCGGCCTCGAACTTGCGGCTCTCGGGAAACTGCCAGTTGATTGCACCCAGTCTGTCGCCAAGCTCCGTGACGCCGC
This genomic interval from Thalassovita mediterranea contains the following:
- a CDS encoding DUF72 domain-containing protein, whose protein sequence is MIHPIRIGIGGWNYEPWEETFYPADLAKKRQLEYASRQLTAIEINSTFYRNQKPHVFENWAEQTPDGFKFTVKAQRFTTSRKTAAEMKEAIDWFVSGGVTELGDRLGAINWQFPESRKFEADYFSAFLGALPAESDGVQLRHAIEVRNDTFKTEAFTDMLRQHDCALVYSDAEDWPMPDVETASFAYARLQESRETYKAGYAPSALDEWAGTLKAWSKTRDVFAFFISGAKARDPLAARELIERIG